One window of the Cydia splendana chromosome 18, ilCydSple1.2, whole genome shotgun sequence genome contains the following:
- the LOC134799314 gene encoding protein phosphatase 1 regulatory subunit 12A — protein MDKRGASGRDIPSILKKPKGRRKGDLLDKSTKIKREKVEGPKGEDVSAPLPQGCTPLMYACQQADYKAVVDAINKDAASVRVRDRGLRCALHYCASSGAGASQAARAACADRVLMAQPALADARDADGLTPLHLAVVHGNVPLVQTLLAAGADVNARDDEHHTVVHWATVCGEVGALRAVLAGGADAATPDQHGGYPLHYAAQMCGAPAATDHQSRGAALEVLRALVKEGGARVDVRDADGRTPLLWAASAGSAAAVLALHQAGAKVDDADRDGLTALHCAAARGHTEALETLVGLCGARVDVADSHGCTPLHYAAALGHADATAALLQHGSDAHRQDRRGRSPAHTAAAKGQIETVRILGARGTNLWLRNSKGDLPLHEAVASGRRELVKWLLDGRPSQVNATNHEGRTPLHIAAATDNADLCRLLLDRGAEVNPVARSSKNEPMTPLDCATTRGHRSTAKYLQMHGGLPASKLGNTEIVIDGAPITALPTRRVTSTKIDVRDRIRIEKREVVELSSPIHDRRQARNRMDSDSTNGSSTDDKRSRRRSDNKYTSRHQDRRKRLIEPQKSFSDGYDTELEGQAKDESYGRNHRKGSKKNRSKSEPSRRSRSNSRYRGRHRSASHSSSGSETYPEKKKSKRHRKRGRRRSTSSSESSSSESSERRSTKRKGKKTSIHIENDDEKQSVNIVKYKSADNIQRSETKEDIPALTPPATEITEKKESDKEEKQLVKSKTVSETETDTLSVKTNMIVTEAQIHMERESSQHGSSEITVTVDSSNNVSIETANLSVTHKDLNEEAKLEADVAITSSVTEEAQINDTTTGPQPSGENAAEKLKTPESQSKDESAPSKSDQENVNTQSVEKSGLESQTIEEQSKSLESDKDPSRDLTKDDKEKSKETSPGSSLERTRKKSFQVLAGPEELLLQSKDAGELATTLDINAERKDSRDKSSSPTVSFANKDEVFESKDSDKQPDHLMGEQVINGEVASGSGSVDKKLSSESTLASADEKRKEYSSTTATGSSNEIAPTTDKGLITVIDDKTAAEDRAVQKILLENTSDDINLPLPVSPKRKSSKDSQGSSRKSSIYETESYKVLSDIASVTDVSTGILKKSKVDEGSLDDDKEIIKDSFGRVASVSDNEIYSHSEVNGRRKRFRKKGRTKSRITIRSKSENSERGYESSGLMDSGFEPSPRAVQRRIMSPRLAAYYRQRNASGRYSGKSDSRIPVRKPGDKNAVDMKSVTQRIQTNMRRYYCERKIFQHLLELKRLQIRTSKTNEAVLVKRAIDEYNKSSLASVGLGTYSGVDYSFSSFEKFLYESLRKLQKSGKRHLDNLPERPIDFDYGESELYKMSSIPDNPCLCTSKTHRCFHAVHAYTGIPCSAYIPYKWNHHTMPKPSTADPSTKSKGFLPKIASKSPSSSSGKAHVTLEVSHGSERQLIALPAEKLDKNKRYYVTFTVKGSEPPSDNDNGSPSSNKAKASVRSG, from the exons GCCGCATCAGTCCGCGTCCGTGACCGCGGGCTCCGTTGCGCGCTTCACTACTGCGCGTCGAGCGGAGCGGGCGCGAGCCAGGCGGCGCGCGCCGCGTGCGCCGACCGGGTGCTCATGGCTCAACCAGCCCTGGCTGACGCAAGAGACGCCGACGGCCTGACGCCGCTGCATCTGGCGGTGGTGCATGGGAACGTGCCGCTCGTGCAGACATtgctggcggccggcgctgATGTCAATGCGAGGGATGATGAGCATCACACCGTCGTTCATTGGGCTACTG TTTGCGGGGAAGTAGGCGCTCTGCGCGCTGTTCTCGCGGGCGGAGCGGACGCTGCCACTCCAGACCAACACGGTGGTTATCCACTGCATTACGCGGCGCAGATGTGCGGCGCTCCTGCAGCCACCGATCATCAG AGCCGAGGCGCGGCACTGGAGGTGCTCCGAGCGCTAGTAAAGGAAGGTGGCGCAAGAGTGGACGTCCGCGATGCAGACGGCCGCACGCCGCTGCTCTGGGCCGCATCCGCTGGTTCCGCTGCTGCCGTGCTCGCGTTGCACCAGGCTGGTGCTAAAGTTGACGATGCCGACAG GGACGGACTAACGGCACTACATTGCGCTGCAGCGCGTGGACACACCGAAGCACTAGAAACGCTAGTCGGTCTTTGCGGCGCTCGCGTCGACGTAGCGGACTCGCACGGCTGCACCCCTCTCCATTACGCGGCCGCGCTAGGCCATGCCGATGCCACGGCGGCTTTACTGCAGCACGGTTCAGATGCTCATCGCCAGGACCGGCGGGGACGCAGTCCCGCACACACTGCGGCCGCTAAAGGACAGATTGAGACTGTCCGCATACTAG GAGCGAGAGGGACGAATTTATGGTTGCGAAACTCTAAAGGTGATTTACCATTGCACGAGGCTGTGGCTTCCGGTAGAAGGGAATTAGTGAAATGGCTCTTAGATGGACGGCCCTCCCAAGTCAATGCTACGAACCATGAAGGTCGTACTCCACTGCACATCGCAGCGGCCACTGACAACGCTGATCTGTGTCGTCTCTTGTTGGATCGTGGCGCAGAAGTTAATCCCGTAGCAAGGTCCTCTAAGAACGAACCAATGACGCCTTTAGATTGTGCGACAACGCGTGGCCATAGATCcactgctaaatatttgcaaatgCACGGCGGCCTCCCAGCATCGAAACTAGGAAATACAGAAATTGTCATTGATGGCGCCCCCATAACAGCTTTACCAACACGTAGGGTAACTAGCACAAAAATTGATGTACGAGATAGGATTAGGATAGAAAAAAGGGAGGTCGTTGAGCTTTCCAGTCCTATCCATGATAGAAGACAGGCAAGAAACAGAATGGATAGTGATAGCACTAATGGTTCATCAACTGATGACAAGAGATCGAGACGAAGGTCTGATAACAAATATACCAGTAGACATCAAGATAGACGAAAAAGATTAATCGAACCTCAAAAAAGTTTCAGCGATGGGTATGATACAGAATTAGAAGGACAGGCAAAGGACGAATCTTATGGTCGCAATCATAGAAAGGGTAGTAAAAAGAATAGGTCTAAAAGTGAGCCCTCAAGGCGAAGTAGAAGTAACTCAAGATATCGAGGACGTCATCGATCTGCATCTCATAGTTCATCTGGTTCAGAAACATATCCAGAGAAAAAGAAAAGTAAACGGCATCGCAAGCGTGGAAGAAGGAGGTCAACTTCATCATCAGAAAGTAGTAGTTCTGAATCGAGCGAAAGACGGAGTACAAAACGCAAAGGAAAGAAAACCTCAATACATATTGAGAACGACGATGAAAAACAGAGTGTCAACATTGTAAAATACAAAAGCGCCGATAATATACAACGCTCTGAAACAAAAGAAGATATCCCTGCGTTGACTCCACCAGCTACTGAAATTACTGAAAAAAAGGAATCGGATAAAGAAGAAAAGCAACTAGTAAAAAGTAAGACTGTCAGTGAAACTGAGACTGACACCTTATCAGTCAAGACAAATATGATTGTTACAGAGGCACAAATACACATGGAACGCGAGTCAAGTCAACATGGAAGTTCCGAAATTACAGTGACTGTTGATTCATCAAATAATGTGTCCATAGAAACAGCTAACCTCTCAGTAACGCATAAAGATTTAAACGAGGAAGCTAAATTAGAGGCAGACGTTGCCATAACAAGTAGTGTAACTGAAGAAGCTCAGATCAATGACACGACTACAGGGCCACAGCCTTCAGGAGAAAATGCCGCAGAAAAGTTAAAAACTCCTGAGAGTCAATCAAAAGATGAAAGTGCACCTTCAAAGTCTGATCAGGAAAATGTAAATACACAATCCGTGGAAAAGTCGGGTTTAGAATCTCAGACAATTGAGGAACAATCAAAATCACTAGAGAGTGATAAAGATCCCTCTCGAGATTTAACTAAAGATGACAAGGAAAAGTCAAAAGAAACGTCACCAGGTTCTAGTTTAGAACGGACtaggaaaaaatcttttcaagTGTTGGCTGGCCCGGAAGAATTATTACTGCAAAGTAAAGACGCAGGAGAACTTGCCACTACGTTAGACATTAATGCTGAAAGAAAAGATTCGCGGGACAAAAGTAGTTCTCCAACGGTGTCTTTTGCTAATAAAGACGAGGTTTTTGAAAGTAAAGACTCAGATAAACAGCCTGATCATCTAATGGGCGAGCAAGTGATTAATGGTGAAGTAGCTTCAGGAAGTGGCAGTGTGGATAAGAAATTAAGTAGTGAAAGTACTTTAGCGAGTGCTGATGAAAAACGAAAAGAATATTCTTCCACAACAGCAACAGGCAGCAGCAACGAAATTGCACCAACTACAGATAAGGGTTTGATTACAGTAATTGACGATAAAACTGCGGCGGAAGATCGCGCTGTTCAAAAAATTCTATTGGAGAATACTTCAGATGACATCAATTTACCTTTACCTGTTTCACCTAAAAGAAAATCATCTAAGGACAGCCAAGGAAGCAGTAGAAAAAGCAGTATTTATGAAACCGAGAGTTATAAAGTACTATCCGACATTGCAAGTGTTACCGATGTTAGCACTGGTATTCTTAAAAAGTCTAAAGTTGACGAAGGTTCCTTAGATGACGACAAAGAAATTATCAAAGATTCATTTGGACGTGTCGCCAGTGTTAGTGACAACGAAATATACAGTCACTCTGAAGTTAATGGTCGTAGAAAACGTTTCCGTAAAAAGGGTAGAACAAAGAGTCGCATAACTATTAGGTCTAAAAGTGAGAATTCAGAGAGGGGGTACGAATCCAGTGGACTAATGGATTCAGGGTTTGAGCCAAGTCCTAGAGCAGTTCAGCGCCGAATAATGAGTCCCCGTCTTGCAGCTTATTATAGGCAGAGAAACGCAAGCGGAAGATATTCTGGTAAATCCGACAGTAGAATTCCAGTGCGAAAACCAGGAGATAAAAACGCAGTGGATATGAAATCTGTTACTCAACGCATTCAAACGAACATGAGACG ATATTATTGCGAGAGAAAGATCTTTCAACATTTACTGGAGCTGAAGCGTCTACAGATCCGAACAAGTAAAACTAACGAAGCAGTTCTCGTTAAGCGAGCCATCGATGAGTATAACAAGTCGAGCTTAGCAAGCGTGGGCCTCGGCACCTACAGCGGCGTCGACTACTCATTCAGCAGCTTTGAAAAATTCCTCTACGAAAGTCTTCGGAAATTGCAGAAAAGTGGCAAAAGACACTTGGACAATCTTCCCGAGAGACCAATAGATTTTGACTATGGAGAGAGTGAACTGTATAAAATGAGTTCGATTCCTGATAATCCTTGCCTCTGCACGAGCAAGACTCATCGATGTTTTCACGCGGTTCACGCCTACACCGGCATACCATGCTCAGCttata TACCCTATAAGTGGAATCACCACACAATGCCCAAGCCCTCTACAGCTGATCCAAGTACCAAATCAAAAGGATTCCTGCCAAAAATAGCCTCAAAGTCGCCTTCGAGCTCATCAGGAAAGGCTCACGTCACTCTTGAGGTTTCTCACGGCTCTGAGCGGCAGCTGATCGCATTGCCGGCTGAGAAACTCGACAAAAACAAGAGATACTACGTCACATTCACTGTGAAAGGCTCAGAACCTCCATCAGATAACGACAACGGGTCACCTTCTTCCAACAAAGCTAAAGCAAGCGTACGAAGTGGCTAA